One window of Natronomonas salsuginis genomic DNA carries:
- a CDS encoding transposase: MYYLETERQLNPFYPAPRDGRGRLSYQLVVMIMVFDFGYSIGVRSSRKIHSLLKRFIAFRYLAANQQPDFCTIRDFRKDNREVFELLYEEILRLRRESRPRRPRRSRPRW; this comes from the coding sequence ATCTACTATCTTGAGACGGAAAGACAGCTGAACCCGTTCTATCCAGCCCCCCGAGACGGACGCGGACGGCTGTCTTACCAACTTGTGGTGATGATCATGGTGTTCGACTTCGGCTACAGCATCGGCGTCAGAAGCTCCCGTAAGATCCATAGCCTTCTCAAACGATTCATCGCGTTCCGGTACTTAGCGGCGAACCAACAGCCAGACTTCTGCACGATTAGGGACTTTCGCAAAGACAACCGCGAAGTGTTTGAACTCCTCTACGAGGAAATTCTTCGACTCCGCCGGGAAAGCCGGCCTCGCCGACCTCGGAGGAGTCGCCCTAGATGGTAG